Proteins encoded together in one Kribbella voronezhensis window:
- a CDS encoding RNA polymerase sigma factor yields MTSAREIARVVDEAHRGHWSTVLASTVRLTRDLDLAEDCTQDAFVQALRTWPDGIPANQAGWLTTVARRFALDRLRRETTLRRKLPLLIEDAVSPDDVEQPTDPLRLVFTCCHPALARDSQVALTLRLICGLTTREVAAGLLISEATAAARITRAKKKIAAASIPYRIPADEELPERLDVVLTVVQLVYTAGHVAAGPELTRADLTGRALELAGLLVRLMPNEPEPQALLGLLQMTQARGDARLSEDGELVLLADQDRSRWDVRLLAEGVSRATAALQRGHGRFALQAAVAGLHVTAPSWEQTDWHQVVRMYDAMLVSWPSPIVALNRAAAHSLVPGADLTAVLAELDALGNEPALKSYGYLPAARADVLARLGRREAAVAAYDEAIALTVNGAEQRFLRRRRAALAE; encoded by the coding sequence GTGACGTCTGCGCGGGAGATTGCGCGGGTCGTGGACGAGGCGCACCGTGGGCATTGGTCCACGGTGCTGGCCTCCACCGTGCGGCTGACCCGGGATCTCGATCTGGCCGAGGACTGCACCCAGGACGCTTTCGTCCAGGCGCTGCGGACCTGGCCGGACGGGATCCCGGCCAACCAGGCCGGTTGGCTCACCACGGTCGCCCGGCGGTTCGCGCTCGACCGGCTGCGGCGGGAGACGACCCTGCGGCGGAAGTTGCCGCTGCTGATCGAGGATGCGGTCTCGCCGGACGACGTCGAGCAGCCGACCGATCCGCTCCGGCTGGTGTTCACCTGCTGTCACCCGGCCCTGGCGCGCGACTCGCAGGTGGCGCTGACCCTACGGTTGATCTGCGGGCTGACCACGCGTGAGGTGGCGGCCGGGTTGCTGATCAGCGAAGCGACGGCGGCCGCGCGGATCACCAGGGCGAAAAAGAAGATCGCGGCCGCAAGCATCCCGTACCGGATCCCGGCCGACGAGGAACTGCCCGAGCGTCTCGACGTGGTGCTGACCGTGGTGCAGTTGGTCTACACCGCCGGGCACGTGGCAGCAGGCCCCGAGCTGACCCGGGCCGATCTGACCGGGCGGGCGCTGGAGTTGGCGGGATTGCTGGTGAGGCTGATGCCGAACGAGCCGGAACCCCAAGCGTTGCTGGGGTTGCTGCAGATGACGCAGGCTCGCGGTGACGCCCGGCTCAGCGAAGACGGCGAGTTGGTGCTGTTGGCCGATCAGGACCGCTCGCGATGGGACGTGCGGCTCCTGGCCGAAGGGGTTTCGCGGGCGACAGCCGCGTTGCAGCGGGGGCACGGACGATTCGCCCTGCAGGCTGCGGTCGCCGGGCTGCATGTGACCGCTCCGTCGTGGGAGCAGACGGACTGGCATCAGGTGGTCCGGATGTACGACGCGATGCTGGTCAGCTGGCCGTCCCCGATCGTCGCCCTGAATCGGGCAGCCGCGCACAGCCTGGTCCCGGGCGCCGACCTGACCGCCGTCCTCGCCGAACTGGATGCCTTGGGCAACGAACCCGCGCTGAAGTCGTACGGCTACCTGCCGGCCGCGCGAGCCGACGTGCTGGCTCGCCTGGGACGCAGGGAGGCGGCCGTCGCGGCGTACGACGAAGCGATCGCCCTGACCGTCAACGGAGCCGAGCAACGGTTCCTCCGACGCCGCCGCGCCGCTCTCGCGGAGTGA
- a CDS encoding YciI family protein: protein MAQYVFLLFDTEEFYDNVTPEGWQEAMKLHTAFSEAVEAAGASILGGAALEKSSTASTVKQGSGEPLVTDGPFIETKEALGGFYIIDAKDLDQALALAKLCPSNNVEVRPVMDTSDGSAPPA, encoded by the coding sequence ATGGCGCAGTACGTGTTCTTGCTGTTCGACACCGAAGAGTTCTACGACAACGTCACGCCCGAGGGCTGGCAGGAGGCGATGAAGTTGCACACCGCCTTCTCGGAGGCGGTCGAGGCGGCCGGTGCCAGCATTCTCGGTGGAGCGGCGCTGGAGAAGTCGTCCACGGCGAGCACGGTGAAGCAGGGCAGCGGCGAGCCGTTGGTCACGGACGGGCCGTTCATCGAGACCAAGGAGGCCCTCGGCGGGTTCTACATCATCGACGCGAAGGATCTCGACCAGGCGCTCGCACTGGCCAAGCTCTGCCCGTCGAACAACGTCGAGGTCCGTCCGGTGATGGACACGTCGGACGGTTCGGCACCGCCGGCGTGA
- a CDS encoding flavin-containing monooxygenase, with the protein MRREHLDVLIVGAGLSGIGAAYRLQTQAPSRSYAVLEGRDDLGGTWDLFRYPGIRSDSDMFTLGFPFHPWTAAKAIADGPSILEYLHETAATYGIDKHIRFGRHVVRASWSSADALWTVETNQESYTCSFLYVCTGYYDYDSGYQVAFPGLDSFEGTVVHPQHWPKDLDYTGKRVVVIGSGATAVTLVPAMAPDAAHVTMLQRTPSYVASRPAHDAFSDKLRQLLPEKLAHRLIRTKNVAFSSAVYAAFRKWPAHAAWLLNSTVAKQLPAHIPADPHFTPRYKPWDQRLCLVPDADLFEALRAGTASVVTDEIETFTPAGIRLRSGDELRAELVVTATGLQMVALGKIKLTVDGRPVDPHDTFVYKGMMLSGVPNLAWCIGYTNNSWTLRSDLTSQYVCRLLNHLERTGTSICVPEIDASEYDAPPRPVVDLSSGYIRRAANLLPRQGSYGPWRLRQNYPRDFLSLRYTSLTDGSMRFKQAA; encoded by the coding sequence ATGCGAAGAGAGCACCTGGACGTTCTGATCGTCGGCGCCGGCCTGTCCGGCATCGGCGCCGCCTACCGGCTGCAGACCCAGGCTCCCAGCCGCTCGTACGCCGTCCTCGAGGGCCGGGACGACCTCGGCGGCACCTGGGACCTCTTCCGCTATCCGGGCATCCGCTCGGACTCCGACATGTTCACGCTCGGCTTCCCGTTCCATCCGTGGACCGCGGCCAAGGCGATCGCCGACGGCCCGTCGATCCTGGAGTACCTGCACGAGACCGCTGCCACCTACGGGATCGACAAGCACATCCGGTTCGGGCGCCACGTAGTACGGGCGTCGTGGTCGTCGGCGGATGCGCTCTGGACCGTGGAGACGAATCAGGAGTCGTACACCTGCTCCTTCCTCTATGTCTGCACCGGCTACTACGACTACGACTCCGGGTATCAGGTGGCCTTCCCCGGCCTCGACAGCTTCGAAGGCACCGTGGTGCATCCGCAGCACTGGCCGAAGGACCTCGACTACACAGGCAAGCGGGTCGTGGTGATCGGCAGCGGTGCGACCGCGGTGACCCTGGTGCCGGCGATGGCCCCCGACGCCGCGCACGTCACGATGCTGCAGCGCACCCCGAGTTATGTCGCGTCCCGGCCGGCCCACGACGCCTTCTCGGACAAGCTTCGGCAACTGCTGCCGGAGAAGCTCGCGCACAGGTTGATCAGGACGAAGAACGTCGCGTTCAGCTCGGCCGTCTACGCCGCCTTCCGGAAGTGGCCGGCCCACGCCGCCTGGTTGCTCAACAGCACGGTCGCCAAGCAACTCCCGGCGCACATCCCGGCGGACCCGCACTTCACCCCGCGGTACAAGCCGTGGGATCAGCGGCTCTGCCTGGTCCCGGACGCGGACCTGTTCGAGGCATTGCGAGCCGGTACGGCGTCGGTGGTCACCGACGAGATCGAGACCTTCACCCCGGCCGGCATCCGGCTGCGCTCCGGCGACGAACTCCGGGCCGAGCTGGTGGTGACCGCGACCGGCCTGCAAATGGTTGCCCTCGGCAAGATCAAGCTGACCGTCGACGGCCGGCCGGTCGACCCGCACGACACCTTCGTCTACAAGGGCATGATGCTCAGCGGCGTCCCGAACCTCGCCTGGTGCATCGGCTACACCAACAACTCGTGGACCCTGCGCTCCGACCTCACCTCGCAGTACGTCTGCCGGCTGCTGAACCACCTGGAGCGCACCGGCACCAGCATCTGCGTCCCGGAGATCGACGCGAGCGAGTACGACGCTCCGCCGCGACCTGTGGTCGACCTGTCCTCGGGCTACATCCGCCGCGCCGCGAACCTCCTCCCCCGCCAGGGCTCCTACGGCCCCTGGCGGCTCCGGCAGAACTACCCGCGCGACTTCCTCTCCCTGCGCTACACCTCCCTGACCGACGGCTCGATG
- a CDS encoding phosphotransferase family protein translates to MSSSSEFFQSYAVGPIEPIGQGMEGAVFDLGGDLVGKTWFHRSAAEVRPLQAFLLELSSQRLPFRTPEIRAVGEVDGRAVSVEVKLAGTPLRAALESGLIGLPDALDLFVGLVAALATTSAGEATKALPVISASEPFWPPSPATPPELVWGHALAELVLRRSLAGRPFLSADVDGFDELVERVVGRLREIVVDEPSIVHGDICQPNVLVNAAGEVALLDWGFLTTAGDNTFDAATAAGFFEMYGPDAESLDAELLARFEKLGHPLDRMHLYRVAYAIITATIYSPDARDGHYQWCLRDLTKFGPTIR, encoded by the coding sequence GTGTCGTCATCGAGTGAGTTCTTCCAGTCGTACGCCGTCGGCCCCATCGAGCCGATCGGTCAGGGCATGGAGGGCGCGGTCTTCGATCTGGGCGGCGACCTGGTCGGGAAGACGTGGTTCCACCGGTCGGCGGCAGAGGTTCGTCCGCTGCAGGCCTTCCTGCTGGAGCTGAGCAGCCAGCGGCTGCCGTTCAGGACGCCGGAGATCCGCGCTGTCGGTGAAGTCGACGGTCGAGCCGTCAGCGTCGAGGTGAAGCTCGCCGGTACGCCGCTACGAGCCGCGCTCGAGTCCGGACTGATCGGCCTGCCGGACGCGCTGGACCTCTTCGTCGGCCTGGTCGCCGCGCTCGCCACCACCTCCGCGGGCGAAGCGACGAAGGCATTGCCGGTCATCAGTGCGTCCGAGCCCTTCTGGCCACCTTCACCCGCCACGCCGCCCGAGTTGGTCTGGGGGCATGCGCTGGCCGAGTTGGTGTTGCGGCGGAGCCTGGCGGGGCGTCCGTTCCTTTCGGCGGACGTCGACGGGTTCGACGAACTCGTGGAGCGCGTCGTCGGCCGGCTTCGGGAGATCGTCGTCGACGAGCCGAGCATCGTTCACGGCGACATCTGTCAGCCGAACGTGCTGGTCAACGCGGCGGGGGAGGTCGCTCTGCTCGACTGGGGTTTCCTCACGACCGCCGGCGACAACACCTTCGATGCCGCGACCGCCGCCGGCTTCTTCGAGATGTACGGCCCGGATGCCGAGAGCCTGGACGCCGAGCTCCTGGCGCGCTTCGAGAAGCTCGGGCACCCGCTGGATCGCATGCACCTCTATCGGGTCGCCTACGCCATCATCACGGCGACGATCTACAGCCCGGACGCTCGCGACGGGCATTACCAGTGGTGCCTGCGCGACCTGACGAAGTTTGGCCCGACCATCAGGTGA